A portion of the Ricinus communis isolate WT05 ecotype wild-type chromosome 10, ASM1957865v1, whole genome shotgun sequence genome contains these proteins:
- the LOC8279875 gene encoding uncharacterized protein LOC8279875 isoform X1: MSSGPARRVSPKDIQVVQNLIERCLQLYMNQKEVVETLLAQAKIEPGFTELVWQKLEEENREFFKAYYLRLTVKHQIIEFNKLLEQQVRLMRQINPAASMPTSNGTHIPPMHQNSACYASDHSGSALKPENMHHLFGSSMTNAFTNVGSSLHSSMHTAVEMSAHVNRIDAPPNMLSTQSSNIGLMQGLNGGMIKSEAGYSGTNPYMFGADGNVLEARPSLGDASVASFSSVESNSQALNEPLLDADTSSYGFLNHIPQTFSLSDLTADFAQSSDILENYPRSPFLASDNDNFLDSREQEHQGFPFAIFIMLRMTQNMKLIWFLALQVTIKGWTLYQKA, encoded by the exons GTGCAAAATCTTATAGAACGCTGTCTTCAGTTGTACATGAACCAGAAGGAAGTTGTGGAAACTCTGTTGGCTCAAGCGAAGATAGAACCGGGCTTCACTGAACTTG TTTGGCAAAAACTTGAGGAAGAGAATCGGGAATTCTTCAAGGCATACTATTTGAGACTGACAGTGAAACACCAAATAATAGAATTCAACAAGCTGCTTGAGCAACAGGTGAGATTGATGCGTCAGATAAATCCTGCTGCTTCGATGCCCACTTCTAATGGTACTCATATTCCACCAA TGCATCAAAATTCGGCATGCTATGCGTCGGATCACAGTGGATCAGCTCTGAAGCCCGAGAACATGCATCATCTCTTTGGTTCCAGTATGACTAATGCATTCACCAATGTTGGTTCATCACTGCATTCAAGTATGCATACTGCTGTTGAAATGTCTGCTCACGTCAATAGAATTGATGCCCCTCCAAACATGCTTTCAACGCAGAGCTCAAACATTGGTTTGATGCAAGGATTAAATGGGGGAATGATCAAATCTGAAGCTGGTTATTCAGGCACTAACCCTTATATGTTTGGTGCTGACGGAAATGTCCTGGAAGCTCGCCCATCACTTGGAGATGCATCTGTTGCATCTTTCAGTAGTGTAGAGTCCAATTCACAAGCTTTGAATGAACCACTTTTGGATGCAGATACTTCTTCTTATGGATTTTTGAATCATATTCCTCAAACTTTCAGTCTTTCTGATTTGACAGCTGATTTTGCTCAGAGTTCAG ATATATTGGAGAACTATCCCAGATCACCCTTCCTAGCGTCAGACAATGATAACTTCCTAGATTCACGCGAACAAGAACATCAAGGTTTTCCTTTTGCCATTTTCATAATGCTTCGAATGACACAGAACATGAAGCTAATATGGTTCCTGGCCTTGCAGGTGACAATAAAAGGTTGGACACTATATCAGAAGGCGTGA
- the LOC8279875 gene encoding uncharacterized protein LOC8279875 isoform X2, whose amino-acid sequence MSSGPARRVSPKDIQVVQNLIERCLQLYMNQKEVVETLLAQAKIEPGFTELVWQKLEEENREFFKAYYLRLTVKHQIIEFNKLLEQQVRLMRQINPAASMPTSNGTHIPPMHQNSACYASDHSGSALKPENMHHLFGSSMTNAFTNVGSSLHSSMHTAVEMSAHVNRIDAPPNMLSTQSSNIGLMQGLNGGMIKSEAGYSGTNPYMFGADGNVLEARPSLGDASVASFSSVESNSQALNEPLLDADTSSYGFLNHIPQTFSLSDLTADFAQSSDILENYPRSPFLASDNDNFLDSREQEHQGDNKRLDTISEGVSYDDFGSE is encoded by the exons GTGCAAAATCTTATAGAACGCTGTCTTCAGTTGTACATGAACCAGAAGGAAGTTGTGGAAACTCTGTTGGCTCAAGCGAAGATAGAACCGGGCTTCACTGAACTTG TTTGGCAAAAACTTGAGGAAGAGAATCGGGAATTCTTCAAGGCATACTATTTGAGACTGACAGTGAAACACCAAATAATAGAATTCAACAAGCTGCTTGAGCAACAGGTGAGATTGATGCGTCAGATAAATCCTGCTGCTTCGATGCCCACTTCTAATGGTACTCATATTCCACCAA TGCATCAAAATTCGGCATGCTATGCGTCGGATCACAGTGGATCAGCTCTGAAGCCCGAGAACATGCATCATCTCTTTGGTTCCAGTATGACTAATGCATTCACCAATGTTGGTTCATCACTGCATTCAAGTATGCATACTGCTGTTGAAATGTCTGCTCACGTCAATAGAATTGATGCCCCTCCAAACATGCTTTCAACGCAGAGCTCAAACATTGGTTTGATGCAAGGATTAAATGGGGGAATGATCAAATCTGAAGCTGGTTATTCAGGCACTAACCCTTATATGTTTGGTGCTGACGGAAATGTCCTGGAAGCTCGCCCATCACTTGGAGATGCATCTGTTGCATCTTTCAGTAGTGTAGAGTCCAATTCACAAGCTTTGAATGAACCACTTTTGGATGCAGATACTTCTTCTTATGGATTTTTGAATCATATTCCTCAAACTTTCAGTCTTTCTGATTTGACAGCTGATTTTGCTCAGAGTTCAG ATATATTGGAGAACTATCCCAGATCACCCTTCCTAGCGTCAGACAATGATAACTTCCTAGATTCACGCGAACAAGAACATCAAG GTGACAATAAAAGGTTGGACACTATATCAGAAGGCGTGAGCTATGATGATTTTGGAAGCGAATAA